One genomic segment of Burkholderia multivorans ATCC BAA-247 includes these proteins:
- the epsC gene encoding serine O-acetyltransferase EpsC: MSTSPARQWGLEEIVAGLRESREERHRTRHPRGIRELPSRDAICKIVTGLRASMFPTHYGAPDLTDESVDYYVGHTLESTLRILSEQIRRALPFLPEHADTPPAALEERAFEIAREFGRQLPAIRALLVSDIQAAYAGDPAAQHITEILLCYPGVLAMMHHRLAHALHRLGVPLLARFINEIAHSATGIDIHPGAQIGPSFFIDHGTGVVIGETAIIGERVRVYQAVTLGAKSFPADGDGALVKGNARHPIVEDDVVIYAGATILGRVTIGRGSVIGGNVWLTHSVPPGTSVAQGKVREGERAEKP, encoded by the coding sequence ATGTCGACATCACCCGCCCGTCAGTGGGGCCTCGAAGAAATCGTCGCCGGGCTGCGCGAGTCGCGCGAGGAGCGCCACCGCACGCGTCATCCGCGCGGCATCCGCGAACTGCCGTCGCGCGACGCGATCTGCAAGATCGTGACCGGCCTGCGCGCGTCGATGTTTCCGACGCATTACGGCGCGCCGGATCTCACCGACGAAAGCGTCGACTACTACGTCGGCCATACGCTCGAAAGCACGCTGCGCATCCTGTCCGAGCAGATCCGCCGCGCGCTGCCGTTCCTGCCCGAGCATGCCGATACGCCGCCGGCGGCACTCGAGGAGCGCGCGTTCGAGATCGCACGCGAATTCGGCAGGCAGCTGCCGGCGATTCGCGCCTTGCTCGTCAGCGACATTCAGGCCGCGTATGCCGGCGATCCCGCCGCGCAACACATCACCGAAATTCTGCTGTGCTATCCGGGCGTGCTGGCGATGATGCATCACCGGCTCGCGCATGCGCTGCACCGGCTCGGCGTTCCGCTGCTCGCGCGTTTCATCAACGAGATCGCGCATTCGGCCACCGGCATCGACATTCACCCCGGCGCGCAAATCGGGCCCAGCTTCTTCATCGATCACGGCACGGGCGTCGTGATCGGCGAGACGGCGATCATCGGCGAGCGCGTGCGCGTCTATCAGGCCGTCACGCTCGGTGCGAAGAGCTTCCCGGCCGACGGCGACGGCGCGCTCGTCAAGGGCAATGCACGCCATCCGATCGTCGAGGACGACGTCGTGATCTACGCGGGGGCGACGATTCTCGGCCGCGTGACGATCGGGCGCGGGTCGGTGATCGGCGGCAACGTATGGCTCACGCACAGCGTGCCGCCCGGCACGAGCGTCGCGCAGGGGAAGGTGCGCGAAGGCGAGCGCGCGGAGAAGCCGTAA
- the fnr gene encoding fumarate/nitrate reduction transcriptional regulator Fnr, protein MLTPVATRPAAPPHAIGWAPRQAAHCSSCAMRHLCMPQGLAPEALSRLEAVICAARPVKRGEALFREGDAFDNLYAVRSGSLKTVATRHDGREQVTGLHLAGEALGLDGICDDTHPRTAIALEDSSVCVIPYAALKALCSEAGSMQLRMHKLMSEQIVRETSQAMLLGSLNAEERVAAFLLDVSSRYLKRGYSPSEFNLRMTREDIGSYLGMTLETVSRTLSKFQKRGLIEMRGRLVQIVDFDALHHV, encoded by the coding sequence ATGCTGACGCCCGTCGCCACACGCCCCGCCGCCCCGCCCCATGCCATCGGCTGGGCGCCTCGTCAGGCTGCGCACTGCTCGTCGTGCGCGATGCGGCATCTGTGCATGCCGCAAGGCCTCGCCCCCGAGGCGCTGAGCCGCCTCGAAGCGGTGATCTGCGCCGCGCGTCCCGTCAAGCGCGGTGAAGCGCTGTTCCGCGAAGGCGATGCGTTCGACAACCTGTATGCGGTCCGTTCCGGTTCGCTGAAAACGGTTGCGACGCGTCACGACGGTCGCGAACAGGTCACGGGCCTCCATCTCGCCGGCGAAGCGCTCGGCCTCGACGGCATCTGCGACGACACGCATCCGCGCACCGCGATCGCGCTCGAAGACAGCTCCGTCTGCGTGATTCCGTACGCCGCGCTGAAGGCGCTGTGCTCGGAAGCCGGCTCCATGCAGCTGCGCATGCACAAGCTGATGAGCGAGCAGATCGTGCGCGAAACGTCGCAAGCGATGCTGCTCGGTTCGCTGAATGCCGAAGAGCGTGTCGCCGCGTTCCTGCTCGACGTGTCGTCGCGCTATCTGAAGCGCGGTTACTCGCCGTCGGAATTCAATCTGCGGATGACGCGCGAAGACATCGGCAGCTATCTCGGCATGACGCTCGAAACGGTCAGCCGCACGCTGTCGAAATTCCAGAAGCGCGGCCTCATCGAAATGCGCGGCCGCCTCGTTCAGATCGTCGACTTCGACGCCCTGCATCACGTGTGA
- a CDS encoding 3-oxoacid CoA-transferase subunit A: protein MVNKIFESLQSAVADVHDGATIMIGGFGTAGMPSELIDALIEQGARDLTIVNNNAGNGETGLAALLKAKRVRKIICSFPRQSDSQVFDALYRAGEIELELVPQGNLAERIRAAGAGIGGFFTPTGYGTKLAEGKETRVIDGKPYVFETPIHADFALVKAYKGDRWGNLVYRKTARNFGPIMASAAKVAIVQVSQVVPLGGLNPEHIVTPGIFVQRIVEVPQAAHAAELAAERASQAA, encoded by the coding sequence ATGGTCAACAAGATTTTCGAATCGCTTCAGTCGGCGGTCGCCGACGTTCACGACGGCGCGACGATCATGATCGGCGGCTTCGGCACGGCCGGCATGCCGTCCGAGCTGATCGACGCGCTGATCGAGCAGGGCGCGCGCGACCTGACGATCGTCAACAACAACGCGGGCAACGGCGAGACGGGCCTGGCGGCCCTGCTGAAGGCGAAGCGGGTGCGCAAGATCATCTGCTCGTTCCCGCGCCAGAGCGACTCGCAGGTGTTCGACGCGCTGTACCGCGCGGGCGAGATCGAGCTGGAGCTCGTGCCGCAGGGCAACCTGGCCGAGCGCATTCGCGCGGCGGGTGCCGGCATCGGCGGCTTCTTCACGCCGACCGGCTACGGCACGAAGCTCGCGGAAGGCAAGGAAACGCGCGTGATCGACGGCAAGCCGTACGTCTTCGAAACGCCGATTCACGCCGATTTCGCGCTCGTGAAGGCGTACAAGGGCGATCGCTGGGGCAATCTCGTGTATCGCAAGACCGCGCGCAACTTCGGGCCGATCATGGCGAGCGCCGCGAAGGTCGCGATCGTGCAGGTGTCGCAGGTCGTGCCGCTCGGTGGGCTGAACCCGGAACACATCGTGACGCCGGGGATTTTCGTGCAGCGCATCGTCGAAGTGCCGCAGGCCGCGCATGCGGCCGAGCTGGCCGCGGAACGCGCATCGCAAGCCGCCTGA
- a CDS encoding LysE/ArgO family amino acid transporter, whose protein sequence is MNWLAFSHGAALCASLIVTIGAQNAFVLRQGIMRSHVGKIVLLCALSDMILIAAGVGGASALVERYPTFVHAVLYVGLAYLAWFGINALRRAFKPGHETLDVRGDAVAPPPQSALAIVLMTLAFTWLNPHVYLDTFLLIGTAGAREPEGARLAFAIGAMSVSIVWFIGLGYGARLLAPWFRKAVAWRVLDGAIGSMVLFLAAVQLR, encoded by the coding sequence ATGAACTGGCTCGCTTTCTCCCATGGCGCCGCGCTGTGCGCGTCGCTGATCGTCACCATCGGCGCGCAGAACGCGTTCGTGCTCCGGCAAGGGATCATGCGTTCGCATGTCGGCAAGATCGTGCTGCTATGCGCGCTGTCCGACATGATCCTGATCGCCGCGGGCGTGGGCGGCGCGTCGGCGCTCGTCGAACGCTACCCGACGTTCGTCCATGCGGTGCTGTACGTCGGCCTTGCGTATCTCGCGTGGTTCGGGATCAATGCGCTGCGCCGCGCGTTCAAGCCCGGGCACGAAACGCTCGACGTGCGCGGCGACGCGGTCGCGCCGCCGCCGCAAAGCGCGCTCGCGATCGTGCTGATGACGCTCGCGTTCACGTGGCTCAACCCGCACGTATATCTCGACACGTTCCTGCTGATCGGCACGGCCGGCGCACGCGAGCCGGAAGGCGCGCGGCTCGCGTTCGCGATCGGCGCGATGTCGGTCAGCATCGTCTGGTTCATCGGGCTCGGATACGGCGCGCGACTGCTCGCGCCGTGGTTCCGCAAGGCCGTCGCATGGCGCGTGCTCGACGGTGCCATCGGCAGCATGGTGCTGTTTCTCGCGGCCGTGCAGCTGCGATAG
- a CDS encoding 4-hydroxybenzoate 3-monooxygenase: MRTQVAIIGAGPAGLLLSHLLRLQGVESILLEARSREYCENRIRAGVLEQGTVDTLNAAGLGDRMRREGLQHHGIELLFGGQRHRIDLSGLTGGRAITVYSQHEVVRDLIAAGVEHGHPMHFDVTDVALHDVDGDRPFVTFKHADGRADRIDCDYIAGCDGFHGIARQTIPAERLRTFERVYPFAWLGILADAAPSLDELVYAHHERGFALFSMRSPTVTRLYLQCRPDEDLGAWSDARIWDELHTRFSNDTGWTPTEGRITQKSVTPMRSFVSETMQHGRLFLAGDAAHIVPPTGAKGMNLAVADVRALSRALGARYRTGDATALDAYSATCLERVWRAEHFSYFMTNMLHPSADDTPFVNRLKLAELKYVTRSRAAAQSLAENYVGLPFDDEAGPETSRLDNALCATL; this comes from the coding sequence ATGCGCACCCAGGTCGCCATCATCGGCGCCGGCCCCGCCGGCCTTCTGCTTTCCCATCTGCTCCGCCTGCAAGGCGTCGAATCGATCCTCCTCGAAGCGCGCTCGCGCGAATACTGCGAGAACCGCATCCGCGCGGGTGTGCTCGAACAGGGCACCGTCGACACGCTCAATGCGGCTGGCCTTGGCGACCGCATGCGCCGCGAAGGGCTGCAGCATCACGGGATCGAGCTGCTGTTCGGCGGCCAGCGTCACCGGATCGATCTGAGCGGCCTGACCGGCGGCCGCGCGATCACCGTCTATAGCCAGCACGAGGTCGTGCGCGACCTGATCGCGGCCGGCGTCGAGCACGGTCATCCGATGCATTTCGACGTGACCGACGTCGCGCTGCACGACGTCGACGGCGATCGCCCGTTCGTCACGTTCAAGCACGCCGACGGCCGCGCGGACCGCATCGACTGCGACTACATCGCCGGCTGCGACGGCTTCCACGGGATCGCGCGGCAGACGATTCCGGCCGAGCGGCTGCGCACGTTCGAGCGCGTCTATCCGTTCGCGTGGCTCGGCATCCTCGCCGACGCGGCGCCGTCGCTCGACGAGCTCGTCTATGCGCACCACGAGCGCGGCTTCGCGCTGTTCTCGATGCGCTCGCCGACCGTCACGCGGCTGTATCTGCAGTGCCGCCCGGACGAGGATCTCGGCGCCTGGTCCGACGCGCGGATCTGGGACGAACTGCATACGCGCTTTTCGAACGACACCGGCTGGACGCCGACCGAGGGCCGGATCACGCAGAAGAGCGTGACGCCGATGCGCAGCTTCGTGTCGGAGACGATGCAGCACGGCCGCCTGTTCCTCGCCGGCGACGCGGCGCACATCGTGCCGCCGACCGGCGCGAAGGGGATGAACCTCGCGGTCGCCGACGTCCGCGCGTTGTCGCGTGCGCTGGGTGCGCGCTACCGGACGGGCGACGCGACGGCGCTCGATGCGTATTCGGCGACCTGCCTCGAGCGCGTGTGGCGCGCCGAGCATTTCTCGTACTTCATGACGAACATGCTGCACCCGTCGGCCGACGATACGCCGTTCGTGAACCGGCTCAAGCTCGCGGAACTGAAGTACGTGACGCGCTCGCGTGCCGCCGCGCAATCGCTCGCGGAAAACTACGTCGGGCTGCCGTTCGACGACGAAGCCGGCCCCGAGACATCCCGCCTTGACAACGCGCTGTGCGCGACTCTATGA
- a CDS encoding universal stress protein, producing MYKRILVAVDGSDTSRHAFEAALALAKAHGAELQALYVVENAAIYYNVPGYDPSVLRDQLLAQGAELAAEFSAQMQAAGVKGATLTNEASSFNDVSSLILDGAKAFGAELLVLGTHGRRGFRRLVLGSIAEQCVRHASLPVLLIPAAAHADADEGASA from the coding sequence ATGTACAAACGCATTCTGGTTGCCGTCGACGGCAGCGATACGTCGCGCCACGCGTTCGAAGCAGCACTCGCGCTCGCGAAAGCGCATGGCGCGGAACTGCAGGCGCTCTACGTCGTCGAGAACGCCGCGATCTACTACAACGTGCCGGGCTACGATCCGTCGGTACTGCGCGATCAGCTGCTCGCGCAGGGCGCCGAACTCGCGGCGGAATTCTCCGCGCAGATGCAGGCAGCGGGCGTCAAGGGCGCGACGCTGACCAACGAGGCGTCGTCGTTCAACGACGTGTCGTCGCTGATCCTCGACGGCGCGAAAGCGTTCGGCGCGGAGTTGCTCGTACTCGGCACGCACGGGCGTCGCGGCTTCCGCCGGCTCGTGCTCGGCAGCATCGCCGAACAGTGCGTGCGACACGCGTCGCTACCCGTGCTGCTGATTCCTGCTGCCGCGCACGCGGACGCAGACGAAGGCGCATCGGCCTGA
- the folE gene encoding GTP cyclohydrolase I FolE, translating into MGKKTARSEPAASRPSREEAEDAVRVLLRWAGDDPTREGLIDTPARVVRAYEQFFAGYSIEPRDILARTFSEVDGYDEMIVLKDIRFESYCEHHMVPIIGRAHVAYLPNHRVVGISKLARLVDAFAKRLQIQEKMTVQIADTLFDVLQPKGVGVILEAAHQCISTRGVHKPGVEMVTSRMLGTFRTDPSTRREFLSIVANPSSVNLTNT; encoded by the coding sequence ATGGGAAAAAAAACCGCGCGGTCCGAGCCGGCCGCATCCCGCCCGAGTCGTGAAGAAGCCGAGGACGCCGTACGCGTCCTGCTGCGCTGGGCCGGCGACGATCCGACGCGCGAAGGGCTGATCGATACGCCCGCACGCGTCGTGCGCGCCTACGAGCAGTTCTTCGCCGGTTATTCGATCGAGCCGCGCGACATCCTCGCGCGCACGTTCAGCGAGGTCGACGGCTACGACGAAATGATCGTGCTGAAGGACATCCGCTTCGAGAGCTACTGCGAGCATCACATGGTGCCGATCATCGGCCGCGCGCACGTCGCGTATCTGCCGAATCACCGTGTGGTCGGCATCTCGAAGCTCGCGCGCCTCGTCGATGCATTCGCGAAGCGCCTGCAGATCCAGGAAAAGATGACGGTGCAGATCGCCGACACGCTGTTCGACGTGCTGCAGCCGAAGGGCGTCGGCGTGATACTCGAAGCCGCGCATCAGTGCATTTCGACGCGCGGCGTGCACAAACCGGGCGTCGAGATGGTCACGTCGCGCATGCTCGGCACATTCCGCACCGATCCGTCGACGCGGCGCGAATTCCTGTCGATCGTCGCGAACCCGTCTTCCGTGAACCTGACGAATACGTAA
- a CDS encoding LysR family transcriptional regulator ArgP, producing MLDYALLDALAAVIRHGSFERAAKELNVTPSAVSQRVKLLEERVGSVLVKRGQPCVATTSGALLCRHTERVQLLEAELSGRMPALPGPLASTWPTLRVAVNDDSVATWFVDAVAPFCAERETLLDLVIDDQDYTAERIRDGSVQGAVTAQAEPIQGCRSTRLGRIRYRAVCSPAFHARYFGAGITRDALRRAPCVMFNPKDGLQARFIRRVTRADLDPPQHWIPHVAGYLRACETGLGWGMCPDRMVDRQLAAGELVDMSAGRTVDIELYWQSWRLSIGWLDDFSAALKARAALFLD from the coding sequence ATGCTCGACTATGCATTGCTCGACGCGCTGGCGGCGGTGATCCGGCACGGGTCGTTCGAACGCGCAGCCAAGGAACTGAACGTGACGCCATCGGCCGTGTCGCAGCGCGTGAAACTGCTGGAGGAGCGCGTCGGCAGCGTGCTCGTGAAGCGCGGTCAGCCGTGCGTCGCGACGACGTCGGGGGCGCTGCTGTGCCGGCATACCGAACGCGTGCAGCTGCTCGAGGCCGAGCTGTCGGGGCGGATGCCCGCGCTGCCGGGGCCGCTGGCGTCGACGTGGCCGACGCTGCGCGTGGCCGTCAACGACGACAGCGTCGCAACCTGGTTCGTCGACGCCGTCGCGCCGTTCTGCGCCGAGCGCGAGACCTTGCTCGATCTGGTGATCGACGACCAGGACTATACGGCCGAGCGCATCCGCGACGGCAGCGTGCAGGGCGCGGTCACCGCGCAGGCCGAGCCGATCCAGGGCTGCCGGTCGACGCGGCTTGGGCGCATTCGCTACCGCGCGGTCTGCTCGCCGGCGTTTCATGCGCGCTATTTCGGCGCGGGTATCACGCGCGACGCACTGCGCCGTGCACCATGCGTGATGTTCAATCCGAAGGACGGGCTGCAGGCGCGCTTCATCCGGCGCGTGACGCGGGCCGATCTCGATCCGCCGCAGCACTGGATACCGCACGTCGCGGGCTATCTGCGCGCGTGCGAAACCGGGCTGGGATGGGGGATGTGCCCGGACCGGATGGTCGACCGTCAACTGGCGGCCGGCGAACTGGTCGACATGTCGGCCGGGCGTACCGTCGACATCGAGCTTTACTGGCAGAGCTGGCGTCTGTCGATCGGCTGGCTCGACGATTTCAGCGCCGCGCTGAAGGCGCGCGCCGCGCTGTTTCTCGATTGA
- a CDS encoding LysR family transcriptional regulator produces MEALDLNLIPYLVALDDTRNVSRAGELLGVSQPRVSTALGRLRTYFGDPLFVRTSRGMEPTPRALALLPAARDALAQIERGLVAPHDFDPAASTHTFSIALSDVGEIVFLPKLLQAFAQCAPHANLRSVSLPHDEVGRGLEAGSIDLAVGYFPDLDGNNFFQQRLFTHRFVCLMRRGHPLEQARPFTVEQFLESGHAVVRAEGRSQEVLEKFLAKQRMQRRAVLETPHFMSLPFILSRTDLIATVPHAIGYAYAAEHAFIVPVEPPLPLPRFDLKQHWHRKFHNDPRTAWLRGVVASLFNDEQDEWPK; encoded by the coding sequence ATGGAAGCGCTCGATCTGAACCTCATTCCCTACCTCGTCGCGCTCGACGACACGCGAAACGTGAGCCGCGCGGGCGAACTGCTCGGCGTCAGCCAGCCGCGCGTCAGCACGGCGCTCGGACGCTTGCGCACGTATTTCGGCGATCCGCTGTTCGTGCGCACGTCGCGCGGGATGGAGCCGACGCCGCGTGCGCTCGCGCTGCTGCCCGCCGCGCGCGACGCGCTCGCGCAGATCGAGCGCGGGCTCGTCGCGCCGCACGATTTCGATCCGGCCGCGAGCACGCATACGTTTTCGATCGCGCTATCGGACGTCGGCGAGATCGTGTTTCTGCCGAAGCTGCTGCAGGCGTTCGCGCAGTGCGCGCCGCATGCGAACCTGCGCTCGGTGTCGCTGCCGCACGATGAAGTCGGACGCGGGCTCGAGGCCGGCTCGATCGATCTCGCGGTCGGTTATTTCCCCGATCTCGACGGCAACAACTTCTTCCAGCAGCGTCTGTTCACGCATCGCTTCGTGTGCCTGATGCGGCGCGGTCACCCGCTCGAGCAGGCGCGGCCGTTCACCGTCGAGCAGTTTCTCGAAAGCGGGCATGCGGTCGTGCGCGCCGAGGGACGCAGCCAGGAAGTGCTCGAGAAGTTTCTCGCGAAGCAGCGGATGCAGCGGCGCGCCGTGCTCGAGACGCCGCACTTCATGAGTCTGCCGTTCATCCTGAGCCGCACCGATCTGATCGCGACGGTGCCGCACGCGATCGGTTACGCCTACGCGGCCGAGCACGCGTTCATCGTGCCGGTCGAGCCGCCGCTGCCGCTGCCGCGCTTCGACCTGAAACAGCACTGGCATCGCAAATTCCACAACGATCCGCGCACTGCGTGGCTGCGCGGCGTCGTCGCGTCGCTGTTCAACGACGAGCAGGACGAGTGGCCGAAGTGA
- a CDS encoding DUF3005 domain-containing protein — translation MASSTPNRPVRPRSIELDNDDTLDSTVDTDGKHREAARLAGGGPFSPDQITRSNASLVNAMPEAGDGLAGFDSRPGGNHPAFALRAGYVLVEKGFDAPAAVGDDTFGAVHRMYGSVYGPGHDRRPGRVIELAPADR, via the coding sequence ATGGCGTCATCGACCCCAAACCGTCCTGTCCGTCCGCGCAGCATCGAGCTCGACAACGACGACACGCTCGACAGCACCGTCGATACCGACGGCAAGCACCGCGAGGCCGCGCGCCTTGCCGGCGGCGGACCGTTCTCTCCCGATCAGATCACGCGCAGCAATGCGTCGCTCGTCAATGCGATGCCGGAGGCCGGCGACGGCCTCGCCGGCTTCGATAGCCGGCCGGGCGGCAATCATCCGGCGTTCGCGCTACGTGCCGGCTATGTGCTCGTCGAAAAAGGCTTCGACGCGCCGGCCGCCGTCGGCGACGACACGTTCGGCGCCGTGCACCGGATGTACGGCAGCGTGTACGGGCCCGGCCACGATCGACGGCCCGGCAGGGTGATCGAGCTGGCGCCGGCCGACCGGTAG
- a CDS encoding aldo/keto reductase, with product MALRTLGTSSIQVSPLAFGGNVFGWTVDENASFSLLDALADTGINFIDTADVYSAWAPGNRGGESETIIGKWLKRSGKREQVVIATKVGMLEARAGLSKDNILKAADDSLRRLQTDYIDLYFSHRDLRDTAPLEETLAAYQTLIDAGKVRIIGASNYSGARLREAAEISRRDGLPAYQVIQPEYNLYDRAEYERDLEAVVRDLKLGVVNYYALASGFLSGKYRSEADLKKSVRGSRVAGYLDARGLRILAALDAVSAKHGTQPAAIALAWQIARPTITAPIASATSLAQLALLGEALRVQLDQDDVRQIDEASAV from the coding sequence ATGGCCCTACGTACCCTCGGCACGTCCAGCATTCAGGTTTCGCCGCTCGCATTCGGCGGCAATGTGTTCGGATGGACCGTCGACGAGAACGCGTCGTTTTCGCTGCTCGACGCGCTCGCCGACACCGGCATCAATTTCATCGACACCGCCGACGTCTACTCGGCCTGGGCGCCCGGCAATCGCGGCGGCGAATCGGAAACCATCATCGGCAAATGGCTGAAGCGCTCCGGCAAGCGCGAACAGGTCGTGATCGCGACCAAGGTCGGCATGCTCGAAGCGCGCGCGGGCCTCTCGAAAGACAACATTCTGAAAGCCGCCGACGATTCGCTGCGCCGCCTGCAGACCGACTACATCGACCTCTATTTCTCGCACCGCGATCTGCGCGACACGGCGCCGCTCGAAGAAACGCTCGCCGCGTATCAGACGCTGATCGACGCAGGAAAAGTGCGGATCATCGGCGCATCGAACTACAGCGGTGCGCGTCTGCGCGAAGCGGCCGAGATCAGCCGGCGCGACGGCCTGCCCGCGTACCAGGTGATCCAGCCCGAATACAACCTGTACGACCGCGCCGAATACGAGCGCGATCTCGAGGCGGTCGTGCGCGACCTGAAGCTCGGCGTCGTCAACTACTACGCGCTGGCGAGCGGTTTCCTGTCGGGCAAGTACCGTAGCGAAGCCGATTTGAAGAAGAGTGTGCGCGGCAGCCGCGTCGCCGGCTATCTCGATGCGCGCGGGCTGCGCATTCTCGCGGCGCTCGACGCGGTATCGGCAAAGCACGGCACGCAGCCGGCCGCGATCGCGCTCGCGTGGCAGATCGCGCGGCCGACGATCACGGCGCCGATCGCGAGCGCGACATCGCTCGCGCAACTTGCCCTGCTCGGCGAAGCGCTGCGCGTGCAGCTGGATCAGGACGACGTCCGACAAATCGACGAAGCGAGTGCAGTCTGA
- a CDS encoding SDR family oxidoreductase — MQSTKQAADAPVVLVTGAARRAGRAFAEYFAAHGYRTAVHYDRSADAAEAAARAIAERGPASVALQADLSDEAQIASLVDAVYARFGRLDVLVNNASVFWQDHFPSFDLAAFDHAWTVNCRAPILLTRAFYERARAAGTQGVVVNVVDQKIKENFHRDHFSYTVAKAALGNLTQMLALSAAPVLRVNAVFPGLMLPSDDQTQADFEHASRASTPLARIAGPDDVASAILLLTGSAYNGVDFVVDAGQNLIRVDQDVLYKHRSPSSRH, encoded by the coding sequence ATGCAGTCAACGAAGCAAGCGGCGGACGCGCCCGTCGTGCTGGTGACCGGCGCCGCGCGCCGTGCCGGCCGCGCATTCGCCGAGTATTTCGCCGCGCACGGCTATCGCACCGCCGTGCACTACGACCGCTCGGCCGACGCGGCCGAAGCCGCGGCCCGCGCGATCGCCGAACGCGGCCCCGCCTCCGTCGCGCTGCAGGCCGACTTGTCCGACGAGGCCCAGATCGCGTCGCTGGTCGACGCCGTGTACGCGCGCTTCGGGCGCCTTGACGTGCTCGTGAACAATGCGTCGGTGTTCTGGCAGGACCATTTCCCGAGCTTCGATCTCGCCGCGTTCGATCACGCGTGGACCGTGAACTGTCGCGCGCCGATCCTGCTCACGCGTGCGTTCTACGAGCGCGCGCGGGCAGCGGGCACGCAGGGCGTCGTCGTGAACGTCGTCGATCAGAAGATCAAGGAAAACTTCCATCGCGACCATTTCAGCTATACGGTCGCGAAGGCGGCGCTCGGCAACCTGACGCAGATGCTCGCGCTGTCGGCCGCGCCGGTGCTGCGCGTGAACGCCGTGTTCCCGGGCCTGATGCTGCCGAGCGACGACCAGACGCAGGCCGATTTCGAACACGCGAGCCGCGCATCGACGCCGCTCGCGCGCATCGCCGGCCCCGACGACGTCGCGAGCGCGATCCTGCTGCTGACGGGCAGCGCGTACAACGGCGTGGATTTCGTCGTCGATGCGGGGCAGAACCTGATTCGCGTCGATCAGGACGTGCTGTACAAGCATCGCTCGCCGAGCAGCCGGCACTGA